In Drosophila teissieri strain GT53w chromosome 2R, Prin_Dtei_1.1, whole genome shotgun sequence, the following proteins share a genomic window:
- the LOC122613970 gene encoding uncharacterized protein LOC122613970: MRERSQTTPRRRRAGPKQALPGGSSEGVGALESPYYTIDNTEDIYGTTLLPSQRCYVDPWDLENYDYVRKKIDDVNGGAGGAGGAGGEAIEPAYGGGGNSLTPSPTYGYTGGVGVGVGVGMSATMPRPHTQSRRVSRAQCQLECCVPQRTRRRSRSARKEPLYTARSDIYGVPSRYEDYMATMTRQLQLDNAEDEEPEDLYGEEQRQLYNGFGGFSSTSSTEHPSSIGDERPVPQRRAATLQRRSVPSEMQRSSNLAGGYGTAPHPRRKRSGKSAPLAAPPQIEFPAPPPLSPAYDYCNPYATLPYCSIPDCSECQQQIYAAPSTLYGAAAGEGSRIRGSSPHHSSGGDSSLYSGIYARKFGLSKKGLLQIDYSCSWNDLDRVMQRHF, encoded by the exons ATGCGTGAACGCAGCCAAACGACCCCAAGAAGGCGACGAGCCGGTCCAAAACAGGCCTTGCCCGGCGGCTCCTCCGAGGGAGTGGGCGCCCTGGAATCCCCCTACTACACCATTGACAACACGGAGGACATATACGGCACCACCTTGCTGCCCTCGCAGCGCTGCTACGTGGATCCCTGGGATCTGGAGAACTATGACTATGTGCGCAAGAAGATCGATGATGTCaacggtggtgctggtggtgctggtggtgctggtggtgaaGCCATTGAACCCGCCTACGGTGGTGGGGGCAACTCACTGACGCCCAGTCCCACATACGGATACACTGGgggcgtgggtgtgggtgtgggcgtgggcatgtCGGCCacaatgccacgcccccacacCCAGAGTCGCCGGGTGTCGCGTGCCCAGTGCCAACTGGAGTGCTGCGTGCCCCAGAGGACTCGCCGCAGGAGCCGCAGCGCCCGCAAGGAGCCACTCTACACGGCCAGGAGCGACATCTACGGAGTGCCCAGTCGCTACGAGGACTACATGGCCACCATGACcaggcagctgcagctggacaACGCCGAGGATGAGGAACCCGAGGACCTTTACGGCGAGGAGCAGCGGCAACTTTACAATGGCTTTGGAG GCTTCTCTAGCACCAGCTCCACGGAGCACCCCTCCTCCATTGGCGACGAGCGGCCCGTTCCCCAGCGACGGGCGGCCACCCTCCAGCGCCGCTCCGTGCCCAGCGAGATGCAGAGGAGCAGCAACCTGGCCGGGGGCTACGGAACTGCCCCCCATCCGCGGCGCAAGCGAAGCGGCAAGTCGGCGCCCCTGGCCGCTCCGCCGCAGATCGAGTTCCCCGCCCCGCCGCCACTTTCGCCCGCCTACGACTACTGCAATCCCTATGCTACACTGCCGTACTGCAGCATTCCGGATTGCAGCGAGTGCCAGCAGCAGATCTACGCCGCCCCCTCCACGCTCTACGGAGCAGCTGCCGGGGAGGGCAGCCGGATCAGGGGCTCGTCGCCCCACCACTCCAGCGGAGGCGACTCGTCGCTCTACTCGGGGATTTACGCCCGTAAATTCGGACTGAGCAAGAAGGGTCTGCTGCAGATCGACTACTCCTGCAGTTGGAACGACCTGGACAGGGTGATGCAGCGCCACTTCTGA